A segment of the Actinomycetota bacterium genome:
GATCGATTCGGCCCATTTTTCCAGAGGGCCTTCGCAATGAAGTTCAGATAATCGCCACCATTGTTTCTGCAGATCAAATAAATCCACCCGACATTCTGGGTCTCATTGGTGCTTCGGCCGCTTTAACCATTTCAGATATTCCATTCAATGGTCCCATCGGAGCAGTTAGAGTGAGCCGGGTGGGGGAAAGATGGATAATCAATCCAACATACCAGGAGCTAGAACACAGCGATATCGACGTCGTCGTTGCAGGGAATAAAAATGGGATACTGATGGTGGAAGCGGGGGCAAAAGAGGTTGATGAGGAAAGCATTCTCCAGGCGATGGAAGAGGGTCAGAAGGCCATCATCAAACTCATCGAATTCCAGGAAGAATTTCAAAAAGAAGTCGGAGTTCCCAAACGCACCATCCCCCTCATCGAGACAGATCCCGAAGTTGAGAAGGCCATTCGAGAATTCGCCACATCCAAGCTGAAAAAAGCGATCAGAATCGCGGAAAAGTTAAATCGAGAGCAGGCGATGGAGAAAATTAGGGAAGAAACTTTGGAGAAATTTCTCCCAACTTTCGAGGAGAAGGAGCAAGATATCGAAAAGATTCTGACCAAGATAGAGAAAGAGGAAACCCGCAGGATGATCTTGGAAGAGAAGATTCGATCCGATGGTCGAGGTTGGGATGAAATCCGACCGATCTCCTGCGAGGTTGGTATCCTTCCCAGAACGCATGGTTCTGGTCTGTTCACACGAGGGCAAACTCAAGTGCTTTCCGTGGCTACTTTGGGTACCGTCGGGGAAGAACAGCTCTTGGATGGATTGGGTGTTGAGGAATCTAAGAGATTCCTTCACCACTATAATTTCCCTCCCTTCAGCACAGGAGAGGTGGGCTTCATGCGCGGACCCAGACGTCGAGAGATTGGTCATGGTGCTCTCGTTGAGAGAGCGCTTGCTCCTGTAATCCCCGAGGAAAGTGAATTTCCTTATACCATTCGATTAGTCTCTGAAGTGCTGGAATCAAATGGCTCTACATCCATGGCCAGCGTATGCGGAAGTACCCTAGCTTTAATGGATGCCGGTATC
Coding sequences within it:
- the pnp gene encoding polyribonucleotide nucleotidyltransferase produces the protein SIRPIFPEGLRNEVQIIATIVSADQINPPDILGLIGASAALTISDIPFNGPIGAVRVSRVGERWIINPTYQELEHSDIDVVVAGNKNGILMVEAGAKEVDEESILQAMEEGQKAIIKLIEFQEEFQKEVGVPKRTIPLIETDPEVEKAIREFATSKLKKAIRIAEKLNREQAMEKIREETLEKFLPTFEEKEQDIEKILTKIEKEETRRMILEEKIRSDGRGWDEIRPISCEVGILPRTHGSGLFTRGQTQVLSVATLGTVGEEQLLDGLGVEESKRFLHHYNFPPFSTGEVGFMRGPRRREIGHGALVERALAPVIPEESEFPYTIRLVSEVLESNGSTSMASVCGSTLALMDAGIPIKAPVAGIAMGLVKEKGKVAILMDILGVEDALGDMDFKVAGTAKGITALQMDLKIEGVGREILEKALTQAQKARLFILDKMASVIAKPREKLSPFAPRIITMRISVDKIRDIIGPAGKTIHSIIDETGVTIDIEDDGTVFIASKDEVSGERARQMIEMITKEIKVGERYIGTVTRTTSFGAFVEILPGREGLVHISKLSKRRVRRVEDVVKVGDKIPVEVIDIDRLNRINLAAVDIAIKVK